The following proteins come from a genomic window of Gallalistipes aquisgranensis:
- a CDS encoding TonB-dependent receptor, producing the protein MKRSVVFIRILACLCALLPALTAGAQRYPVRGRVIDSRTRQGVPYAAVVIAGQEQRGVSTDTAGHFTLPGVAPGICRFSVSSLGYKSLLSPEYIVSANTPFVEIELEPDVMQVEAVSVRPSPFRRVAESPVSMKIIGLGEIEKSPGSNRDVSRIVRSYPGVSFSPVGYRNDLIVRGGGPSENRFFMDGIEIPNINHFATQGASGGPVSIVNADLIREISFYTGAFPADRAGALSSVLDFRLRDGDPDRQTFKATLGASEAGVSGSGHIGEKTTYLFSLRQSYLQLLFRMLGLPFLPNYIDGQVKFRIRLSDRDELLLLGLAGIDDMRLNTDEKGEDAEYLLSYLPRLKQETFTVGASYRRFSGRHTLTVTLSHNYLNNRNVKYRNNDESSEDYLTLRSRAVEQKSTLRAENRSYFGRWTLREGAEVNYLHYADRTLRRLYTQQAGVADYRTRLGIVGWGAFAGADYRSADDRLSVSGGLRFDGCDWSGRTARLWERLSPRLSFSYALGGGWSVGASTGLYYQLPPLTALGFRDGAGVLVNRDLGYMRVAGSAAGFDWRLRDRLVVSVEGFYKYYTDIPLSVTDGIPLTCKGNDYGTVGDEPLVSSAEGRAYGVEAMVRWRIPGKISLVGSATLYRSEFRRDRRAEYIPSAWDSRFVVNLSGTYDLPRAWSVGAKLSAVGRAPYTPYDVEKSSLKEAWDASGRPYYDYSQYNRGRLDAFAQLDVRVDKTFYFRRCMLGVYLDLQNVTGSKLRQPDVLMSTGVVENPSAPVSEQRYRMKYIGQVSGSLVPAVGLTVEF; encoded by the coding sequence ATGAAACGATCGGTTGTTTTCATACGGATACTCGCCTGCCTGTGCGCTCTGCTGCCGGCGCTGACGGCCGGAGCCCAGCGCTATCCGGTGCGGGGCCGGGTGATCGACAGCCGGACCCGCCAGGGGGTGCCCTATGCCGCCGTCGTCATCGCCGGACAGGAACAGCGGGGCGTTTCGACCGATACGGCGGGACACTTCACCCTCCCGGGCGTCGCACCCGGTATCTGCCGCTTTTCGGTCTCTTCGCTGGGCTACAAGAGCCTTCTTTCGCCCGAATATATCGTTTCGGCCAACACGCCTTTCGTCGAGATCGAGCTGGAGCCCGACGTCATGCAGGTCGAAGCCGTTTCCGTGCGGCCGTCTCCCTTCCGCCGGGTGGCCGAAAGTCCCGTGAGCATGAAGATCATCGGCCTCGGGGAGATCGAGAAGAGCCCCGGTTCGAACCGGGACGTTTCGCGGATCGTACGCTCCTATCCCGGCGTCTCCTTTTCGCCGGTCGGTTACCGTAACGACCTGATCGTCCGCGGGGGCGGTCCCTCCGAGAACCGCTTCTTCATGGACGGGATCGAGATTCCCAATATCAACCACTTCGCCACGCAGGGAGCCTCGGGCGGTCCGGTCAGCATCGTCAATGCCGATCTGATCCGCGAGATCAGTTTCTACACGGGCGCGTTTCCGGCCGACAGGGCCGGGGCGCTGAGCTCCGTGCTCGATTTCCGGCTGCGGGACGGCGATCCCGACCGGCAGACCTTCAAGGCGACCCTCGGGGCTTCCGAGGCGGGCGTCAGCGGCAGCGGCCACATCGGGGAGAAGACCACCTATCTCTTCTCCCTGCGGCAATCCTATCTCCAGCTGCTGTTCCGGATGCTCGGGCTTCCCTTTCTTCCGAACTACATCGACGGGCAGGTCAAGTTCCGGATCCGTCTTTCGGACCGTGACGAACTGCTCCTGCTCGGGCTGGCGGGGATCGACGACATGCGTCTGAATACGGACGAGAAGGGCGAAGATGCCGAATACCTGCTCAGCTACCTCCCGCGGCTGAAACAGGAGACCTTCACGGTGGGAGCCTCTTACCGCCGTTTTTCCGGGCGCCACACCCTGACGGTCACCCTGAGCCACAACTATCTGAACAACCGTAACGTCAAGTACCGGAACAACGACGAATCCTCCGAGGATTATCTGACGCTCCGTTCGAGGGCCGTCGAGCAGAAATCGACCCTGCGGGCCGAGAACCGCTCCTACTTCGGCCGCTGGACCCTGCGCGAAGGGGCGGAGGTGAACTACCTGCACTATGCCGACCGCACCCTGCGGCGCCTTTACACACAGCAGGCCGGTGTGGCGGATTACCGCACCCGGCTGGGGATCGTCGGGTGGGGCGCCTTCGCGGGAGCCGACTACCGTTCGGCCGATGACCGGCTCTCCGTTTCGGGCGGCCTGCGTTTCGACGGGTGCGACTGGTCGGGCCGCACGGCCCGTCTCTGGGAGCGGCTCTCCCCCCGCCTGTCGTTCTCCTATGCCCTGGGCGGCGGATGGTCCGTGGGAGCCAGCACGGGGCTTTACTATCAGCTGCCGCCGCTCACGGCGTTGGGATTCCGGGACGGAGCGGGCGTCCTGGTCAACCGGGATCTCGGTTACATGCGCGTGGCCGGAAGCGCCGCGGGCTTCGACTGGCGGCTGCGCGACCGGCTGGTCGTTTCCGTCGAAGGATTCTACAAATATTATACGGACATCCCTCTCTCCGTGACGGACGGGATACCCCTCACCTGCAAGGGCAACGACTACGGCACGGTGGGCGACGAGCCGCTCGTCTCCTCGGCCGAGGGGCGCGCCTACGGCGTGGAGGCGATGGTCCGCTGGCGAATCCCCGGGAAGATCAGTCTGGTGGGTTCGGCGACCCTCTACCGGAGCGAGTTCCGCCGCGACCGCCGGGCGGAGTACATTCCCTCGGCGTGGGACAGCCGTTTCGTCGTCAACCTGAGCGGTACCTACGACCTGCCCCGTGCATGGAGCGTGGGGGCCAAACTGAGTGCTGTGGGCCGGGCACCCTACACGCCCTACGACGTCGAAAAATCGTCGCTGAAAGAGGCCTGGGACGCTTCGGGGCGCCCGTACTACGACTACTCGCAGTACAACCGCGGCCGGCTCGACGCTTTCGCCCAACTGGACGTGCGGGTGGACAAGACCTTCTATTTCCGTCGCTGTATGCTGGGTGTCTACCTCGACCTGCAGAACGTCACGGGCAGCAAGCTCCGCCAGCCGGATGTGCTGATGAGTACGGGCGTCGTGGAGAATCCCTCCGCTCCGGTTTCGGAGCAGCGCTACCGGATGAAGTATATCGGGCAGGTCAGCGGCTCGCTGGTGCCGGCCGTCGGCCTCACCGTGGAGTTCTGA
- a CDS encoding ABC transporter substrate-binding protein has translation MKKILFCLLLVAVSLASCRPGRTSGVREGGTADSVRYARGFRIEPRDGYTCVEIANPWDTGKVLHRYVLVPSDRPLPASLPAGTLIRTPLRRVVVYTSVHCSLMDVLGVHEEVAGVCGSRYMDVGFVKEGLAGGRIADLGESVQPDMEKMIEIAPDAVFTSPIDDQAGYGRLEKIGVPIVECVDYMETHPLGRSEWVKLFGLLFGREAEADSLFRSTAEAYDRTKRLADSVKTRPTLLAEYRMGPAWYVPGGRSYMAAIYRDAGADYLWDDTSDTGSVPLSFEHVLERAAGADVWVMKYNRSEDMTYADLKADYAGYALFDAFRNKSVFACNTGRTTYYEDLTVHPDYILKDLVWVLHPELLPDYTPRYFARMRD, from the coding sequence ATGAAAAAGATACTTTTTTGTCTGTTGCTCGTTGCGGTCTCGCTGGCTTCCTGCCGTCCGGGCCGGACTTCCGGCGTGCGGGAGGGCGGGACGGCCGACAGCGTGCGGTATGCCCGGGGATTCAGGATCGAACCCCGCGACGGATATACCTGTGTCGAGATCGCTAATCCGTGGGATACGGGAAAGGTGCTCCACCGCTACGTGCTGGTGCCTTCGGACCGTCCTCTGCCCGCCTCCCTGCCCGCGGGGACGCTGATCCGCACCCCTCTGCGGCGCGTGGTGGTCTATACTTCGGTGCATTGCAGCCTGATGGACGTGCTGGGCGTGCATGAAGAGGTGGCGGGCGTGTGCGGCTCGCGCTACATGGATGTCGGCTTCGTGAAGGAGGGGCTGGCCGGGGGCCGGATCGCCGACCTCGGGGAGTCGGTCCAGCCCGACATGGAGAAGATGATCGAGATCGCGCCCGATGCCGTCTTCACCTCGCCCATCGACGACCAGGCGGGGTATGGGCGGCTGGAGAAGATCGGCGTGCCCATCGTCGAGTGCGTGGACTACATGGAGACCCATCCGCTGGGGCGGTCCGAGTGGGTGAAACTGTTCGGGCTCCTGTTCGGGCGGGAGGCGGAGGCCGACTCCCTGTTCCGGAGCACGGCGGAGGCCTACGACCGGACGAAGCGGCTCGCCGACAGCGTGAAGACCCGGCCGACCCTGCTGGCCGAGTACCGGATGGGACCTGCATGGTACGTGCCGGGCGGGCGGAGCTACATGGCGGCGATCTACCGCGACGCCGGGGCCGACTATCTCTGGGACGATACGTCCGACACGGGCTCCGTGCCCCTCTCCTTCGAGCACGTGCTCGAACGGGCCGCCGGGGCCGACGTCTGGGTGATGAAGTACAACCGGTCGGAGGATATGACCTATGCCGATCTGAAGGCCGACTACGCGGGCTATGCGCTTTTCGACGCTTTCCGGAACAAGTCGGTTTTCGCCTGCAACACGGGCCGCACCACCTATTACGAGGACCTGACGGTCCATCCGGACTATATTCTGAAAGACCTGGTGTGGGTGCTGCATCCGGAACTGCTGCCGGACTACACGCCCCGTTATTTTGCCCGGATGCGGGACTGA
- a CDS encoding iron ABC transporter permease, whose amino-acid sequence MGANRSSALFFAGLGAGIVLLFLANLFWGSVGIPAEGVVRALLGGSSGRETWDYIVLQSRLPQAVTAVLAGAALAVSGLMLQTVFNNPLAGPSILGINAGASLGVAVVLLLTGGTLGGSFSGTPLGGYLAVVAGAFAGASLVLAVIIFFSTLVRSNVMLLIIGLMVGYITSSLISLLNFFASAEGVFSYTMWGMGDFSGVSPEQMPYFGGPVAAGLAVSLLLVKPMNALLLGERYAENLGVRVRRVRIWMLAATGLMTAVTTAFCGPVSFIGLAVPHMARLLLGSSNHTILLPVTLLLGAAVALFCNLCCTLPGGSSVLPLNVITPVLGVPVILYVIVNQKRIQYFN is encoded by the coding sequence ATGGGAGCGAACCGTTCATCCGCACTGTTTTTCGCCGGTCTGGGCGCCGGCATCGTGCTCCTGTTTCTGGCCAACCTCTTCTGGGGGTCGGTCGGAATCCCCGCCGAGGGGGTCGTCCGCGCGCTGCTGGGCGGCTCGTCCGGCCGCGAGACGTGGGACTACATCGTCCTGCAGTCCCGGCTGCCGCAGGCGGTCACGGCCGTGCTGGCCGGGGCGGCCCTGGCCGTGTCGGGTCTGATGCTTCAGACGGTCTTCAACAATCCGTTGGCCGGACCCTCGATCCTCGGCATCAACGCCGGGGCGAGCCTGGGCGTGGCCGTGGTCCTGCTGCTGACGGGGGGGACTCTCGGAGGCTCCTTCTCCGGGACGCCGCTGGGCGGTTACCTGGCCGTGGTGGCGGGCGCCTTCGCCGGGGCTTCGCTGGTACTGGCCGTCATCATCTTCTTCTCGACGCTGGTGCGCAGCAACGTCATGCTGCTCATCATCGGGCTGATGGTGGGGTATATCACCTCCTCGCTGATCTCCCTGCTCAACTTTTTCGCTTCGGCCGAGGGCGTGTTTTCCTACACGATGTGGGGCATGGGCGACTTCTCGGGGGTCTCCCCGGAACAGATGCCCTATTTCGGGGGCCCGGTTGCGGCGGGGCTGGCCGTCTCCCTGCTGCTGGTCAAGCCGATGAACGCCCTGCTGCTCGGGGAGCGCTATGCGGAGAACCTCGGCGTCCGCGTGCGCCGGGTGCGTATCTGGATGCTGGCGGCGACGGGCCTCATGACCGCCGTGACCACGGCTTTCTGCGGTCCGGTCTCCTTCATCGGACTGGCCGTGCCGCACATGGCCCGGCTGCTGCTCGGATCGTCCAACCACACGATCCTTCTGCCGGTCACCCTGCTGCTCGGGGCCGCCGTGGCCCTCTTCTGCAACCTGTGCTGCACGCTGCCCGGCGGGTCGTCGGTCCTGCCGCTGAACGTGATTACCCCCGTGCTCGGCGTGCCCGTCATCCTCTATGTGATCGTCAACCAGAAGCGAATCCAATATTTCAACTGA
- a CDS encoding ABC transporter ATP-binding protein: MEQCVFSAEGLAIGYDRGTKRERRLYDGLRFGLRRGTLTCLIGPNGAGKSTLLRTLTGSQPALSGTLQLEGRPLSAYSRAELSRTIGLVLTDRTHAGGLRVREVIALGRYPHSGFFGRLSAGDRRAVDEALVQAGVAHKAESYMAELSDGERQKVMIAKALAQECPVVVLDEPTAFLDVASRIEVMHLLHDLARSGRTILLSTHDIDQALLLADRLWLLSPSAGMACGTTEDIVLRGEVGRFFDGGDIAFDTVRGKFLLHVRPCGEIRLEAEGALRYWTENLLSRNGFGVSRDSSVRCRIRALSPSELELSDTATGHVRRFASFEELERCLRELSGPQG, from the coding sequence ATGGAACAGTGTGTTTTCTCGGCGGAAGGGCTTGCCATCGGATACGACCGGGGTACGAAGCGGGAGAGAAGGCTCTATGACGGCCTCCGTTTCGGCCTGCGGCGCGGGACGCTGACCTGCCTCATCGGGCCGAACGGGGCGGGGAAATCGACGCTGCTCCGCACGCTGACCGGTTCGCAGCCCGCCCTTTCGGGGACGCTGCAGCTGGAGGGCCGTCCCCTGTCCGCCTATTCCCGTGCGGAGCTTTCGCGGACGATCGGGCTGGTGCTGACCGACAGGACCCATGCCGGGGGGCTGCGGGTGCGGGAGGTGATCGCTCTGGGCCGTTACCCCCATTCGGGATTCTTCGGGAGGCTTTCGGCCGGAGACCGCCGGGCCGTGGACGAGGCCCTCGTGCAGGCCGGCGTCGCACACAAGGCGGAGAGCTACATGGCCGAGCTTTCGGACGGAGAACGCCAGAAGGTGATGATCGCCAAGGCGCTGGCGCAGGAGTGTCCCGTGGTGGTGCTGGACGAGCCGACCGCCTTTCTGGACGTGGCCAGCCGGATCGAGGTCATGCACCTGCTGCACGATCTGGCGCGGAGCGGCCGGACGATCCTGCTCTCGACCCACGACATCGACCAGGCCCTCCTGCTGGCCGACCGTCTGTGGCTGCTCTCCCCTTCGGCCGGCATGGCGTGCGGAACCACGGAGGACATCGTCCTGCGCGGCGAGGTGGGTCGTTTTTTCGACGGCGGCGACATCGCGTTCGATACGGTTCGCGGAAAATTCCTGCTCCATGTCCGGCCGTGCGGCGAGATTCGCCTCGAAGCCGAGGGGGCGTTGCGCTACTGGACGGAGAACCTGTTGTCCCGCAACGGATTCGGTGTTTCCCGGGACTCCTCCGTCCGTTGCCGCATCCGGGCGCTCTCTCCCTCCGAACTGGAACTGTCGGATACAGCGACCGGCCATGTGCGGCGCTTCGCCTCGTTCGAGGAATTGGAGCGTTGTCTGCGGGAGCTCTCCGGTCCGCAGGGATAG
- a CDS encoding adenine nucleotide alpha hydrolase, whose product MEQSVTRKKAVFNWSGGKDSALALYKVLQEGEFEVVSLLTTVNRDTHRSSMHGIPLALLRRQAESIGLPLHVVGLTPKGNMEDYESAMSEAVRHFVGEGVRHFIFGDIFLHDVRTYRERQLAPYGIEVVEPLWDRSTGEIMEEFLASGLRTIVVTTTAEILDERFLGRHIDAGFVRDLPPEADVCGENGEYHTFCYAGGMFRTPVAYRLGKPMRASYPVRLEDGTEKVYTYCFADLQAPE is encoded by the coding sequence ATGGAACAGAGCGTAACGCGGAAAAAAGCCGTATTCAACTGGAGCGGGGGAAAGGACTCCGCACTGGCATTGTACAAGGTGCTGCAGGAAGGGGAGTTCGAGGTGGTCTCGCTGCTGACGACCGTCAACCGCGACACGCACCGTTCGTCCATGCACGGCATTCCGCTCGCCCTGCTCCGGCGGCAGGCGGAGAGCATCGGGCTGCCGCTACACGTGGTCGGCCTGACCCCGAAAGGCAATATGGAAGACTACGAGTCGGCCATGTCGGAAGCCGTGCGGCATTTCGTCGGGGAGGGGGTCCGGCACTTCATCTTCGGCGACATCTTCCTGCACGACGTCCGCACCTACCGGGAGCGGCAGCTCGCCCCCTACGGCATCGAAGTGGTGGAGCCCCTGTGGGACAGGAGCACCGGGGAGATCATGGAGGAGTTCCTCGCCTCGGGACTGCGCACGATCGTCGTGACGACCACGGCGGAGATACTGGACGAACGGTTCCTGGGGCGGCACATCGACGCGGGATTCGTCCGCGACCTGCCTCCGGAAGCGGACGTCTGCGGGGAAAACGGGGAGTACCACACGTTCTGCTACGCCGGAGGCATGTTCCGCACCCCCGTGGCCTACCGGCTCGGGAAACCGATGCGGGCGAGCTATCCCGTCCGGCTCGAGGACGGCACGGAGAAGGTGTACACCTACTGTTTCGCCGACCTGCAGGCGCCGGAATAG
- a CDS encoding DUF2284 domain-containing protein gives MIPLYESSDTTAVIPAEEYIARYRDTERFIAYCRKCDRYGACWACPPFGPGADACLSGHRTVLLVGTRILPDPALRRCREAGRCREIGREMLGRERARLDPLLLEWERNDPGSRAFFAGTCHLCPTEGCTRREGLPCRHPGLIRPSLEAFGFDIGRTASELLHIELKWSRDGLLPEYFTLVSGVFSDRKPEEITWNRA, from the coding sequence ATGATCCCCCTGTACGAAAGTTCGGACACGACCGCCGTCATACCGGCGGAGGAGTATATCGCCCGGTACCGCGACACCGAACGGTTCATCGCCTACTGCCGGAAGTGCGACCGTTACGGGGCCTGCTGGGCCTGTCCGCCGTTCGGACCCGGAGCGGACGCCTGCCTGTCGGGTCACCGCACCGTGCTGCTCGTGGGCACGAGAATCCTGCCGGACCCTGCCCTGCGCCGCTGCCGGGAGGCCGGCCGCTGCCGGGAGATCGGGCGCGAAATGCTCGGCCGGGAACGGGCGAGGCTCGATCCCCTGCTGCTGGAATGGGAACGGAACGATCCGGGCAGCCGGGCTTTCTTCGCCGGAACCTGCCATCTGTGCCCGACGGAGGGATGCACCCGCCGCGAGGGGCTGCCGTGCCGGCATCCCGGTCTGATCCGCCCGTCGCTCGAGGCGTTCGGATTCGACATCGGCCGCACGGCTTCGGAGCTGCTGCATATCGAACTGAAATGGAGCCGCGACGGCCTCCTGCCCGAATATTTCACCCTGGTCAGCGGAGTGTTCTCCGACCGCAAACCCGAAGAGATCACATGGAACAGAGCGTAA
- the cobO gene encoding cob(I)yrinic acid a,c-diamide adenosyltransferase, translating to MENRGYVHIYTGDGKGKTTAAFGLAVRALCAGKDVYIGQFVKSMKYGETRIEELFGRAGKGYGRVRIEQLGRGCFLGRHPDPADVQSAREGLARCAEAASGGRYGVVVLDELNIALHYGLLAVDEVSELLDRRAPATEIVITGRYAPQALIDRADLVTEMREVRHYYSAGVLSREGIDR from the coding sequence ATGGAAAACAGGGGATACGTCCATATCTATACGGGCGACGGAAAGGGGAAGACCACGGCCGCTTTCGGGCTGGCCGTGCGAGCGCTCTGCGCCGGGAAAGACGTCTATATCGGCCAGTTCGTCAAGAGCATGAAGTACGGCGAGACGCGTATCGAAGAGCTTTTCGGCCGTGCCGGGAAAGGGTACGGCCGCGTGCGGATCGAACAACTGGGCCGCGGATGTTTCCTCGGCCGCCATCCCGATCCGGCCGACGTGCAGTCGGCCCGGGAAGGGTTGGCCCGATGCGCGGAGGCGGCTTCCGGAGGCCGTTACGGCGTGGTGGTCCTCGACGAACTGAACATCGCCCTGCACTACGGCCTGCTGGCCGTGGACGAAGTGTCGGAACTGCTCGACCGGCGGGCTCCGGCCACGGAGATCGTCATCACCGGGCGCTACGCCCCGCAGGCGCTCATCGACCGGGCCGACCTGGTGACCGAGATGCGCGAGGTGCGGCACTATTACTCGGCCGGCGTCCTGTCGCGCGAGGGAATCGACCGGTAA